In Cryptomeria japonica chromosome 10, Sugi_1.0, whole genome shotgun sequence, a genomic segment contains:
- the LOC131039257 gene encoding pentatricopeptide repeat-containing protein At4g30700, translated as MGHRGSEKVAASEKRDHWLENGCWRRRPDKRLAEGCWLKTKKRWLEGWMVGLATRSMVCCSPYPAEVPLASANSHASRVDQREATLQTQKVTDEYQLRIHGSKSICAKFSVCDNHKMPLPFSCTTHLNLAASCREGQLKEALHFLFTTYNPPEDYSTYLQLLQTCILKNALSQGKNVHSFTIHRQFEFAKRPTFHHKLMYMYVKCGSLVDARKVFDHMKERDSVSWNTIIAAYRRHGFPHEAVTMFHRMQETGYAQNGFCKDALKIFELMKHSGTHPDVISFACVLFACSHGGLVNEGCIYFNHLSNPYCITPTIGHFVCMVDLLSRAGYLEDTLRFIIKMPVKPVVVVWVCFLGACRSHMNIGLGVFTAMLLFDLDPKNTATYVLLSNMYAEVGRWGEVQMLRRLMKDKGIKKIPGCSWIEGHKMVHAFCVGDKSHPQTKEIYAELEKLAWEMKVAGYFPDSRHLLSDVEHEEKKLFFCYHSEKLAIAFGLLNTPSGTTIRVVKNLRICADCHTATKFISQIVGREIVVRDVHRFHHFKQGECSCGDYW; from the exons ATGGGCCATCGAGGGTCGGAAAAGGTAGCGGCATCAGAAAAAAGGGACCACTGGTTGGAAAACGGTTGCTGGCGGCGGCGGCCTGACAAAAGGTTGGCGGAGGGGTGCTGGCTGAAAACAAAAAAGCGGTGGCTGGAAGGGTGGATGGTAGGGCTTGCTACAAGGTCTATGGTTTGCTGCAGCCCGTACCCTGCAGAGG TTCCATTGGCTAGTGCTAACTCTCATGCATCTAGAGTGGATCAG AGGGAAGCCACTCTGCAAACACAAaaagtaacagatgaatatcaacTCAGAATACACGGATCAAAGAGTATCTGTGCTAAATTTTCTGTATGTGACAATCATAAAATGCCATTGCCATTTTCATGTACTACCCATCTTAATCTCGCAGCATCATGTAGAGAGGGTCAGTTAAAAGAGGCACTGCACTTTCTGTTTACTACATACAACCCCCCTGAAGACTACTCTACGTATCTTCAATTATTGCAGACCTGTATTCTCAAGAACGCGCTTTCACAAGGGAAAAATGTCCACTCTTTCACCATTCACAGGCAATTTGAATTTGCTAAACGCCCAACTTTTCATCATAAGCTTATGTACATGTATGTCAAGTGCGGAAGTTTGGTAGATGCCCGTAAAGTGTTTGATCACATGAAAGAACGAGACAGTGTTTCATGGAATACGATAATTGCAGCCTACAGAAGACATGGGTTTCCTCACGAGGCAGTCACAATGTTTCACCGTATGCAAGAAACAG gatatgcacagaaTGGATTTTGCAAGGATGCTCTCAAAatatttgaattaatgaagcattctGGAACACATCCTGACGTTATCAGCTTTGCTTGTGTTCTATTTGCATGCAGCCATGGAGGTTTAGTGAACGAGGGTTGTATATACTTCAATCATcttagcaacccttattgcattacACCTACAATTGGTCATTTTGTGTGCATGGTTGACCTTCTTTCTCGTGCTGGCTATCTTGAGGACACCCTAAGATTTATCATTAAAATGCCAGTTAAACCTGTGGTGGTTGTGTGGGTGTGTTTTCTTGGTGCCTGTAGATCACATATGAATATAGGTTTGGGAGTATTTACAGCGATGCTGCTTTTTGATTTGGATCCTAAAAATACTGCAACTTATGTTCTTCTCTCAAACATGTATGCAGAAGTGGGCAGGTGGGGTGAAGTTCAAATGTTAAGGAGATTGATGAAAGACAAAGGAATTAAAAAGATACCTGGTTGTAGTTGGATTGAAGGCCATAAAATGGTACATGCTTTTTGTGTAGGAGACAAATCACATCCACAGACCAAGGAGATCTATGCAGAGTTGGAGAAATTGGCTTGGGAGATGAAGGTAGCAGGGTATTTCCCAGATTCAAGACATTTACTCAGTGATGTAGAACatgaggaaaaaaaattatttttctgctATCATAGTGAGAAGTTGGCAATTGCTTTTGGTTTGTTAAACACACCCTCTGGGACAACTATTAGAGTTGTTAAGAACCTTCGAATTTGTGCTGATTGCCACACTGCAACAAAATTTATCTCCCAAATTGTTGGAAGAGAAATTGTTGTGAGAGACGTACACCGTTTCCATCATTTTAAACAGGGTGAATGTTCTTGTGGAGATTATTGGTGA